In Quercus robur chromosome 10, dhQueRobu3.1, whole genome shotgun sequence, a genomic segment contains:
- the LOC126701577 gene encoding receptor-like protein 7 codes for MSESRKILDLASNGLIGNIPPRIFQFKKLKIIYLSSNNFSGEIPENIGNCSSLIWFEVGDNKLAGPILREIGNLENLDILGLGLNRISGNVPAEIFGCRNLAYLNLHSNLITGNFPGKLSCLVLLQFVDFSNNFIEGTWPLHVFPRHIVFFSISRNNLSGEIPSSVCNLNFVNYLDSSHNHFSMIPPCLGNMSDLINLELRNNNLRSAIPKFVKCSNLRSLKLADNQLEGPLPCSSVNCKKLEILDVANNRLNDTFPHWLVNLPELRVLLLRSNNFNGSIGNHKTKFSFPNLRIIDISHNMFHGHLPSNLFKYLSAMMNGNMDNDGLQYMGDDYHFF; via the coding sequence ATGTCAGAATCTCGAAAAATTCTTGATTTGGCTTCTAACGGTTTGATTGGGAATATTCCTCCAAGAATCTTTCAGTTCAAGAAACTGAAAATAATCTATCTTTCCTCCAACAATTTCTCGGGTGAAATACCGGAAAATATCGGAAACTGTTCGTCTCTAATTTGGTTCGAAGTTGGAGATAACAAGCTTGCAGGGCCGATACTGAGAGAGATTGGGAACTTGGAAAATCTAGATATCTTGGGTCTCGGTTTGAATCGAATTTCGGGAAATGTACCTGCTGAGATCTTTGGCTGCCGAAACTTGGCGTATCTCAATTTGCATTCTAATTTGATCACCGGAAACTTTCCCGGTAAGTTAAGCTGCCTTGTTTTGTTGCAGTTTGTtgatttttccaataattttattgaagGTACTTGGCCACTTCATGTATTTCCACGGcacattgttttcttttcaatctcAAGGAACAATTTAAGCGGAGAGATCCCTTCCTCGGTTTGCAATCTCAATTTTGTTAACTACCTTGATTCCTCTCATAATCATTTTAGTATGATTCCTCCATGTTTGGGAAATATGAGTGATCTCATAAATTTGGAATTGCGAAATAACAATCTTCGCAGCGCCATCCCTAAATTTGTAAAGTGTAGTAACTTGAGAAGTCTTAAACTGGCCGACAATCAATTAGAAGGGCCATTGCCATGTTCATCGGTCAATTGCAAGAAATTAGAAATTCTAGACGTTGCTAACAACAGGCTTAACGACACATTCCCTCATTGGTTGGTAAATCTTCCAGAGTTGCGGGTTCTCTTATTGCGATCAAACAACTTTAATGGTTCCATAGGCAATCACAAGACTAAATTCTCATTCCCTAATTTGAGAATTATAGACATCTCTCACAATATGTTCCATGGTCATTTGCCATCAAACCTTTTCAAGTATTTATCAGCCATGATGAATGGGAACATGGATAACGATGGATTGCAATATATGGGTGatgattatcattttttttag
- the LOC126704259 gene encoding leucine-rich repeat receptor-like serine/threonine-protein kinase RGI4, whose translation MPLNPWNTLFSFLTIILPLLNPFVAFAVNPQGEALLSWKQSLNGPTKALSNWNPTDETPCGWFGITCNINKVVVELELRYLNLYGIVPTNLTSLVSLTKIVLSDTNLTGSIPKEIATIHELNYLDLSDNALTGEIPSEICNLLKLQEIHLNFNQLEGLIPAQIGNLTSLKWVTLYDNQLSGEIPNTIGNLKNLQVIRVDGNNNLGGLLPREIGNWTELTMLGLAETSISGFLPPCLGLLKKLETIYIRKTLLSGQIPPEIGDCTALQEISLDQNSLTGSIPKSLGNLKNLRNLYLWGNSLVGNIPSELGNCNKLTLLHVSWNSLTGNIPQSF comes from the exons ATGC CTCTAAATCCATGGAACACCCTCTTCTCCTTCTTAACAATCATCCTTCCCCTCTTGAACCCTTTTGTAGCTTTCGCAGTTAATCCACAAGGCGAAGCTCTTCTTTCATGGAAGCAAAGCCTGAATGGACCCACTAAGGCCTTGTCTAATTGGAACCCAACAGATGAAACTCCATGTGGGTGGTTTGGAATTACTTGCAACATCAACAAGGTGGTTGTAGAATTGGAATTAAGGTACTTGAATTTGTATGGTATAGTTCCGACTAATCTCACTTCATTGGTTTCTTTAACCAAGATTGTACTTTCTGATACAAACCTCACGGGTTCAATCCCAAAAGAGATTGCTACAATACATGAACTGAATTACTTGGACTTGAGTGATAATGCGTTAACGGGTGAAATCCCATCTGAGATTTGCAACTTGCTTAAGCTCCAAGAAATCCACCTCAACTTCAACCAGCTAGAAGGCTTGATTCCGGCTCAAATCGGCAACCTCACAAGCTTGAAATGGGTGACTCTTTATGACAACCAGCTCAGTGGAGAAATACCCAATACCATAGGCAACTTGAAGAACCTCCAGGTGATAAGAGTCGATGGGAACAATAATCTCGGAGGCCTTCTACCCCGAGAAATTGGGAATTGGACCGAGTTGACCATGCTAGGCCTAGCCGAAACAAGCATCTCGGGTTTCCTTCCTCCATGTCTTGGTCTCCTCAAGAAGCTTGAAACCATATACATTAGGAAAACTCTCCTCTCCGGCCAAATCCCACCTGAAATTGGCGACTGTACCGCCCTCCAAGAGATCTCCCTCGATCAAAACTCGCTCACCGGTTCAATACCGAAAAGTCTTGGAAACCTCAAAAACCTCCGAAATCTTTATCTCTGGGGGAACAGCTTGGTGGGTAACATTCCATCAGAGCTTGGGAATTGCAATAAGTTAACACTTCTCCATGTTTCGTGGAACTCGTTAACCGGAAACATTCCGCAAAGTTTCTGA